The DNA region AGATGATCACTCGCTTCTTCGCGCCGACGGTCGCCATCGCCAATCACTCCGAATCCGGCGAGTCGCTCGCCTCAGCGCTCTCCGAACGCCGCGTCGAAAAAATCCTCAGCATCGTCCGCCCCGGCGACTGGGTGCTCCTCCAGTTCGGTCACAACGACATGAAGAAAGACTCGGTGGAAACCTACACGGCCAACCTCAAAAAAGTCACCGCCGCACTCGCCGCGAAAAATGCCCGCGTCGTCCTCGTCACCCAGATGCACCGACACAGCTTCGGGCCCGACGGTAAAATCCAGAACTCGCACAAAGATTATCCCGACGCCGTGCGCACCGTCGCCCGCGAAGAAAATCTTCCGCTCATCGATCTCCATGCGATGAGCCAGGTGCTCTACGAGTCGCTCGGCGCCGAGAAAGCCCTACTCGCGTTCAAAGCCGGCGACGCCACTCACCACAATCCCTACGGCGCCTACGAACTCGCGAAGTGCGTCGTCGAAGGCGTCCGCCAGCAAGTGCCTGAACTCGCGAAGCATATTATCACCGATCTCCCGCGCTTCGATCCGGCTAAACCGGATGCACCCGAGACGTTCTCGCTTCCGCCAAGTCCGACAGTCGTGGCGGCGAAACCTGACGGCAGCTGATCACCACGTGGCGATCAGCTCGCTGACGAGCGGTTAACCGATCATCTTCAGATCTAGCCAACCATGGCAGTTACGGCAGTAGTCGGCGATGCGTGCGAGTGTTTCGGTTTTCTCTTCGGCGCTCATGAGCACTGTGGGTTCTGAACCCAACCCGATCCAATCGCTCAGTGTGTTCGTGCGAATTTCTCTGCGGCCTTTCTTGCGACTGGCAACGTATGCGACCGTCGCGCGGCGTCCGGGTTCGCGATAGATCAGCCGCTCGTGCGCCGCATCGATCTCGACCGCGAAGACCGGCACGAGCGCGATCGCAGCGATGGCCTGAGCCTTTTCTTCCTCGACGATTTTCTCCCGGGCACCGCGGACTTTTTGCGCAAACGGCTCCGCTCGCGCGCCGATCTTCTCGCACAACTCCAGAAACACCGCTTCACGTTCGTCGCGCTGCGTAGCGTTGAAGCGCAGAAAAAACGGCCGCTGCGACCAGTCGAAAGCGCTTTCCGCCTTGCCGTGGAGGAACATCAGCATCGCCGCGAAGTGAACGCCGACGCCGCCTTCGCGCTCCAGCGCTCCGTGGAAAAGTTCTTCGATGATCGCGGGCGGATGAAAGGTCTCCACTTGTTCCAACGCTCTGCTCAGCCCGCCGTAGAAATTCGCTTTGCGGAGCGCCGAGACGAGTGTGCGGATGCGCGTGGCTTCCGGCACCAGCTCCGGCGCGTAGTTCATGACGGCGACGGCGATTTCGGGTTTGGACGAGTTGAGAGCTTCCGTGAGTGCTTTCTGTGCAGCCGTCGAATTGAGCGCCGCGAGCGCCTCGACATCGCGCCAGTCGCTCGCGTCGCGACCGATCAAGATGCGCTCAATCTCTGCGCGTTCATCGCGCGAAGCTGCTTTGATTAAATCGAGATCGTAGCCGACGCCGTCGTGCCACTTCTCGTAGTCGATCACCATGCTTCGCCGGAAACGCCCCACGAGCGTGTCGTCGTGCGCGCCATCCTCCGTTTTCGTCTGCGCAATCGGCAGTAGGATTTTTTTCAGCGCTCGTGTGCGCTCCTGTTCGTGATCCGGAATCTGATCGTCAGGCGTGTGCGCTGCGCGGATGTCGTCCATATTCGGCTCCGGCGGCGGAGGCGCGGCTGGTTCGAGTAGGAAGAAGAACCGTTTCGAATCCGTGATCTCGCCCGAGTACAGCGAGCTGTTGCGGTTGTAGTAAGTGAAGCCCTCGCCGGAGGCGCGCGGGCGCGAGAGCAGTGGCTGCGCGAGTTTGAAAAACGCGCCGACCGGAGGTGCGGGAAAACCGTGGCCGATCTCAGCGATGCTGTTCCCGGCGGCGAGTTCGGCATCGAGCAACGCGCGCAGCACCGGCGGCAGGGCGTCCATTTCTTTGCGTGTGGAGTCGGGGAGTGTCATCGGCGGGAAGTGGCGCGAGCGGGACTTTTTTCGGTGGCTGCACGACTGGCGAGCCACTCGTCGATCAAGCGCGGGGCCATGAGCCGGGCCTCTTTCGTATTCGGGTGATTGAACGCGGCGCGCCATGCTTTCACGGCGGCAACGTAGTCGATGCCGTAGGGCGAGAATTTATCGGCGACAGCCAGCGCCATCTGCGTTTCCGATGCGTAGGTTTCGGGCCAGAAATGATTGCTGTTCGAAACTTCACGCGCGATCCACGGCGCCAGACTTTCGAGCGCGGTGCGCACGGGAAGCGCGAGCGCGGCGTTGTCGGGCGCGTCATTGAGCTCCAGATAACCGAGGGCTTCGAGCGACCACTCGTTGGTGAGCTTGAGCGCGAGTTCCTCCTGAAGCGTTGGGTTTGTCTGAATCTTCGTCGTCGCGAGCGAGCGCGGGGCGTCGAAGCGGTTCGACGCAGCGTGACCGAGCAGTCGGCCGAGGTCTTTGATCGGATCGAGAGCCTCCACTTCCGCGACGAGGCTGCGGACGTTCTGGTCCTCAAAGGCAACGCGCGCCTCGGCCGCTTCCACGGCGCGCTTCTCCTGCCAAACGAGCCACTGCACACCCATGCCGAGCGATGGAATCAACGCTACGACACCGCAGAAGGAGAGTGTCCAGCGCGCGACCGAAGTGGGGACTTCAAGTGATGGATTGAGAAGTGCGAATGAGGCCAGGATCGCGAGAGGCGGCAGCACGTAAATACCCCAAGTCATCACTGGACGCAGCGCCCAGGGAATCTGCGGATCTTCGCGCAACATCGCCGCCAGCGACGTCACGAATGTGAGCGCGAGAAAGGTCACAAAGAGAACTAGGGACTGCCACCCACGTCCGCCGCCCAGCCAGTCGAATTGACCGCGAGAGAGCGGGACGCACCACGCCAGGAAGATCGTTACCCAGAGCGGGATCGTCACGAAGACGAACGCGATCACCCCGCCCGCCGCGTGTCCGCTGTGGACGATGGGCTGGCGCAGAAAAATCTGGAGCGGCACGAGGTAGAGAAACGCGGCGAGGCCGAGGAGGATGTTTGCAAGAATGGTCATGGGGAAAGGAGGGAGTGGTTTACGAATCGATCTGAGCGAAGCGGCGTTTCCACGCGTCTATTTCAACCGCAAGGGCCGCGCCTTCGCCGCCACTCGTGGCGCAAGAACCCCAGGAGTGCAGGAAATCGATGGCGCGGTCGCGCAGCCATGCGTAGATCTCGCGATCAAATGGCGCGGCGGATACGGCCAGCCCACCGAGGTCGTCGGCCATTTGCTTGTAGCGCCAGGCGGTCGGGCCGCTTTCGCGTGTGACTGCGGCAATCTGATCGTTGGCTTCCTGGAAGCGGTGTCGTGCGGCGAGCGAGCCGATGCGTGCGATGGCCGCGCCCCATTGTTCGGGATCGCGGATGACCTGCGCGGACGGCTCCGGCATCTGGGTCCATTGGACGGCGGCTTTCTCTTTCGCGGAAGGACGCGGCACGGGACGATATTCACCGGCGTCGAAGTAGTCGCGCATCTTGCCGTTGCACGGACCGTCTTTGGCCGAGAGCGCGAAGGCCATCTCCTCGCGGCGTCCATCGCGGTCCCACGTGAGCACGATCTGCTGCGCCTTCCAGTCGAGATCGAGCGTCCGCAATATGCCGCTCTCGCCCGTGCGATGACGTTTTCCCCGGACGTCTTTGAACTCTTGAATGATGCGGATCTCGAGATCCGAGCGGAGGTGATCGATGGTGCAGCCCATGCGACCACTCTAGCGATTGCGGAGTCTGGCCGGTATGGGCCATCCGGGGTGGGCCGAATGGCTAGTGCCGGTGCGGACGGTTCAATCAATCTGGTTGAAAGGATTGCCCTTCACGCTCGGTGCTGTGCCCTAGAACGTTCACGCCCAACCCCTCGCGCTGACATGAAAAATACCCTCGTCGCTCTTGCATTTGCACTCGGTCTGATCACTGCGGCTGCTTCTGCGGAAACCCCGAAGACGGCATACCTGTTCACCTACTTCATCGGCAACGGCGCCGACGGTCTGCACCTCGCGTGGAGTAAGGACGGTTTGAAGTGGGAGGCGCTTGGCGACGGGAAAAGTTATCTCACGCCGACGGTCGGCAAATCCAAGCTCATGCGCGATCCGTGTGCTGCGCTCGGGCCCGACGGCGCTTATCATATGGTTTGGACCTCCGGGTGGTGGGAAAACAATATCGGCTACGCCTCGACCAAAGACTTCATCACGTGGACGCCGCAGCGCGAAATCCCCGTGATGGGGCACGAGCCCGCTGTGCGAAACACGTGGGCTCCCGAACTCATCTGGGATAAAAAGCGCGAGCAGTTCCTGATCTTCTGGGCCTCAACGATCCCAGGGAAATTCCCCGAGACCGCAGGCGCGTCCGAGGACGATCTCAATCACCGCATGTACGCCACGACGACGAAGGACTGGCAGGCGTTTTCGCCGACAAAACTTTGGTACGACCCCGGGTTTTCCGTGATCGACGCTACCGTGATTTCCGAAGGCGACAGCTATCGCCTGATCGTGAAAGACGAGACGAAGACGCCCGTGAAGAAACACCTGCGTCACGCCTCAGCCACGGATGTCGAAGGTCCGTGGAGTCCACTGAGCGCGCCGTTCACGCGCGACTGGGTCGAAGGTCCGACCGTCCTCAAAACCGGCGACGCTTGGATCGTTTTTTTCGATGTCTACAAAGAGAAACATTACGGCGCACTCCGCACCCGCGACTGGAAAACATTCGAAGACATCACCGCCCATATATCCCTCCCCAAGGGCATCCGCCACGGCACCGTGATCGAAGTCCCGTACGCCCTGATCGAGCGCCTGCTGCAGAACTGATTTTGTTTGGAAGTCGCGATTAACAGGGTCAACGCGACGGCACTTTCAACCCCGGCTATCCTTCCGATACTGTCCAAAAATAAAACCCCATGAAACGTCTCCTGGCTGCCTGCTTCGCTCTTGGACTACCCCTTCTGTCCTTCTCCCAATCTCCCCGTCCACTCTGGGAGGACGAAACGAAACTCCACGAAGGCACCGAGCCGCCCGTCGCTATCTTCACGCGCTATCCTGACTCCGCGTCCGCGCTCGCTCAGCCGCTCGGACGCGCGCCGTCTCCCTTCGTACGCTCGCTCAACGGCACCTGGAAATACCACTGGTCGAAAAATCCCACGCAGCGCGTCGCCGGCTTCGAAGCACCTTCCTTCGACGACTCCAAATGGACCAATATTCCCGTCCCCGCCAACGTCGAACTCCACGGCCACGGCATGCCGATCTTCTCCAACATCACCTACCCGTGGGTGGAGGTGAAACCGCCGTTCATCGCGGGCGACTACAACCCCGTCTCCTCCTACCGCCGTACGTTCTCAGTTCCCGCCGAATGGAGCGGACGCGAAGTCTTCGTCACCTTCGACGGCGTGAACTCTTTCTTCACCGTCTGGCTCAACGGCAAAAAACTCGGCTTCAGCAAAGACAGCCGCACCGCCGCCACGTTTAACCTCACGCCGCACCTCGCGAAATCCGGCGACAACACGCTCGCTGTTGAGGTCATCCGCTGGAACGACGGCTCGTATTTGGAAGATCAGGACTTCTGGCGCGTCAGCGGCATCTTCCGCGACGTCACGCTCTGGTCCGCTTCACAGCTGCACGTCCGCGATTTCAACGTACGCACGACGCTGGATCAGGATTACCGCGACGCCACGCTCGCGCTCTCAGTTGATCTCAAAAACAGTTCCGCGCAGCCGCTCACCGGCGTGATCGACGCCCGCCTGCTCGATCCGTCGGGCGCGGAAGTTTTCAAAAAAACGCTGAGCTCCGCCGAGGTTGCTGCCGCGAGCGTCGGCACTCTGCGGCTCGAAGAGTCCGTGAGAAACCCGCTCAAGTGGTCAGCCGAGACCCCGCATCTCTACACGCTAGAACTCACGCTTCGCGCCATCACCGGCCGCGTGCTCGAAGTCATCCCCTGGCGTGTCGGCTTTCGCTCCAGCGAGACGAAAAACGGACAGTTCCTCGTCAACGGAAAGCCCGTGCTCATCCGCGGCGTGAACCGCCACGAATGGGAATGCGACACCGGCCAGGTCGTCACGCGCGCCGGCATGATCGCCGACATCGTCACGATGAAGCAGCACAACCTGAACGCCGTCCGCGCCTGCCATTATCCCAATGTCCCCGAATGGTACGCGCTCTGCGACGAGTACGGCCTCTACGTCGTCGATGAGGCCAACATCGAATCGCACGCGCAGATGGATCTCGCGCGCGCCAAAGACGTTACGCCGCTCGCCGACATGCCGTCGTGGATTCCCGCGCATCTCGACCGCACCATCCGCATGTACGAACGCACGAAGAACCACGCCTGCGTCGTCATCTGGTCGCTCGGCAACGAAGCGCATTTCGGCGAGGCTTTCCGCCAGACCTACCGCTGGCTGAAGGAGCGCGATTCCTCCCGCCCCGTGCAGTTCGAGGCGCACACCAGCGGCGAGGTCACCGACATTATCTGCCCGATGTACCCGAGCCCGCAGTCGGTAATCAACTACTCCGCCCAGCCGCGCGAAAAGCCCTTTATCATGTGCGAGTACGCCCACGTCATGGGCAACAGCGGCGGCGACACCTGGGCGTATTGGAAACCCATCTACGACGGCGCGCCCTACCTGCAGGGCGGATTTATCTGGGATTGGAAAGAGCAGGGCCTCCGCCTGCCCGTGCCGCCCGGCCGCAAATTCGCGAAGTACGAAAACGTGAAATCCTTCCCGCTCGATCCCGCGCTCGGCACGTTCTTCGGCGACGGCGATCTCTTCGACCCCGAGCGTAAAATGACCGACGCCGGTTCGCCAGGCGACGGCCTCGTTAATCCTGACGGCACGCCGCAGCCCGAAATGGCCGAGATTAAAAAAATCTACCAACCGATCCAGATGCGCGCAGGCGATCTCGCGAAGCACGAGGTCGTCTTTACCAACTGGTACGACTTCCTCCCGTCCGAGGCATGGCTGGCCGCGGACTGGCGCCTCGTCGCCGACGGCAAAACGCTTCAGCAGGGCGCACTGGAAAACATCACGCTCGCTCCGCGCGAAACCAAAACGCTCGCGATCCCAGTCCAAGGCTTCGAACCCGCGCCCGCGACCGAGTATTTCCTCGAAGTCCGCTTCGCGCTGAAAACCAAAACGCCCTGGGCCGGTGCCGGACACGAAATCGCCTGGGAG from Nibricoccus aquaticus includes:
- a CDS encoding rhamnogalacturonan acetylesterase → MKKLPCFAGCLVLPALLVAQDLSFMLGTEKAYGGWQAVPAEIIYSSERGYGFEPGGEVRKGDPLVAPFVQSVRPFYFSVAVPEGNYRVVICFAETASSHEYTVKAELRRLMVEKLVAGGESGCVRNAAEFVVNVRRAQIAGGGEVRLKPRERAEEAWAWDEKLTLEFNGPHPTASYVMIKRMDDVPTVFLLGDSTVADQPREPFASWGQMITRFFAPTVAIANHSESGESLASALSERRVEKILSIVRPGDWVLLQFGHNDMKKDSVETYTANLKKVTAALAAKNARVVLVTQMHRHSFGPDGKIQNSHKDYPDAVRTVAREENLPLIDLHAMSQVLYESLGAEKALLAFKAGDATHHNPYGAYELAKCVVEGVRQQVPELAKHIITDLPRFDPAKPDAPETFSLPPSPTVVAAKPDGS
- a CDS encoding glycoside hydrolase family 43 protein, whose product is MKNTLVALAFALGLITAAASAETPKTAYLFTYFIGNGADGLHLAWSKDGLKWEALGDGKSYLTPTVGKSKLMRDPCAALGPDGAYHMVWTSGWWENNIGYASTKDFITWTPQREIPVMGHEPAVRNTWAPELIWDKKREQFLIFWASTIPGKFPETAGASEDDLNHRMYATTTKDWQAFSPTKLWYDPGFSVIDATVISEGDSYRLIVKDETKTPVKKHLRHASATDVEGPWSPLSAPFTRDWVEGPTVLKTGDAWIVFFDVYKEKHYGALRTRDWKTFEDITAHISLPKGIRHGTVIEVPYALIERLLQN
- a CDS encoding glycoside hydrolase family 2 TIM barrel-domain containing protein, with the protein product MKRLLAACFALGLPLLSFSQSPRPLWEDETKLHEGTEPPVAIFTRYPDSASALAQPLGRAPSPFVRSLNGTWKYHWSKNPTQRVAGFEAPSFDDSKWTNIPVPANVELHGHGMPIFSNITYPWVEVKPPFIAGDYNPVSSYRRTFSVPAEWSGREVFVTFDGVNSFFTVWLNGKKLGFSKDSRTAATFNLTPHLAKSGDNTLAVEVIRWNDGSYLEDQDFWRVSGIFRDVTLWSASQLHVRDFNVRTTLDQDYRDATLALSVDLKNSSAQPLTGVIDARLLDPSGAEVFKKTLSSAEVAAASVGTLRLEESVRNPLKWSAETPHLYTLELTLRAITGRVLEVIPWRVGFRSSETKNGQFLVNGKPVLIRGVNRHEWECDTGQVVTRAGMIADIVTMKQHNLNAVRACHYPNVPEWYALCDEYGLYVVDEANIESHAQMDLARAKDVTPLADMPSWIPAHLDRTIRMYERTKNHACVVIWSLGNEAHFGEAFRQTYRWLKERDSSRPVQFEAHTSGEVTDIICPMYPSPQSVINYSAQPREKPFIMCEYAHVMGNSGGDTWAYWKPIYDGAPYLQGGFIWDWKEQGLRLPVPPGRKFAKYENVKSFPLDPALGTFFGDGDLFDPERKMTDAGSPGDGLVNPDGTPQPEMAEIKKIYQPIQMRAGDLAKHEVVFTNWYDFLPSEAWLAADWRLVADGKTLQQGALENITLAPRETKTLAIPVQGFEPAPATEYFLEVRFALKTKTPWAGAGHEIAWEQFKLPVAATTKAPAGSDEISRITLADSADKIVVTGPAFSATIDRTTGLLASLKSGDAELIESPLTPHFWRAPVDNDRGNKMWNTTIVNRWNPPPGFWRHAHKSWKLQSLDLSQPSPSRVVITTWGTITLDPSMVGKQRITYTILGTGDVLVDTQFLPAAGRNSPEMPRFGTQVILREGFDQLAWFGKGPQETYWDRQDARVGLYRGTVAEQYFPYMRPQETGNKEAVRWLALTDKSGRGLLAVGQPLLSANATHPQTEDLFSATQEEPFYQFQIPDRKTTTLNLDLKQRGLGGDTSWGALPHEQFRLNPWPMSLRYRLRVLTGGEDHVALAKQVIE